The following coding sequences are from one Hyalangium gracile window:
- a CDS encoding Stp1/IreP family PP2C-type Ser/Thr phosphatase, with protein sequence MALTTEAFGLTDVGRKRQHNEDSMLVDPQLGLYIVADGMGGHAAGEVASARATEVVKQHITANKHLLKDLATNPSQDSRAAAAALVEVAIQRACADIYRMAMSDAAKRGMGTTFVCLALSGNKGVIGHVGDSRVYLVRHGQCHRLTEDHTLVAAQLKAGTITKEQAASSQYRNVITRAVGIQESVQVDTLIVDLMPGDVFILCSDGLHGYVEDEEYLPMVGTVAAPDLPKKLIDTANERGGKDNITAVVVKVAGDGAVASEETSEAQSRMEALRKIPLFRHLTYKEQTAVLSIATTRTFPAGREIVVEGQPGEELFVVIRGRVVIEKNGVEIAELRAGGHFGEMGLIDNAPRSATVRATEPTRTMVISRPDLMSLMKRESILAVKMLWSFVQVLSDRLRATNSELSEARQELAVAQSVQPFAEE encoded by the coding sequence GTGGCATTGACCACAGAAGCGTTCGGTTTGACGGATGTCGGCCGCAAGCGCCAGCACAACGAAGATTCGATGCTGGTGGATCCGCAGTTGGGCCTCTACATCGTCGCTGACGGTATGGGCGGCCACGCCGCGGGAGAGGTCGCCAGTGCTCGGGCGACCGAGGTGGTCAAGCAGCACATCACCGCCAACAAGCACCTGCTCAAGGACCTGGCGACCAACCCGTCGCAGGACAGCCGGGCGGCGGCGGCGGCGCTGGTGGAGGTGGCCATCCAGCGGGCGTGCGCCGACATCTACCGGATGGCGATGTCGGACGCGGCCAAGCGGGGCATGGGCACCACGTTCGTGTGCCTGGCGCTCAGCGGCAACAAGGGCGTCATCGGCCACGTGGGTGACTCGCGCGTGTACCTGGTGCGGCACGGCCAGTGTCACCGGCTCACGGAGGACCACACGCTGGTGGCCGCGCAGCTCAAGGCCGGCACCATCACCAAGGAGCAGGCGGCCAGCTCCCAGTACCGCAACGTCATCACCCGCGCGGTCGGCATCCAGGAGTCCGTGCAGGTGGACACCCTGATCGTCGACCTGATGCCGGGGGACGTCTTCATCCTCTGCTCGGACGGCCTGCACGGCTACGTCGAGGACGAGGAGTACCTGCCGATGGTGGGCACGGTGGCGGCGCCGGACCTGCCCAAGAAGCTCATCGACACGGCCAACGAGCGCGGCGGCAAGGACAACATCACCGCGGTGGTGGTGAAGGTGGCCGGCGACGGCGCGGTGGCCAGCGAGGAGACGAGCGAGGCGCAGTCGCGCATGGAGGCGCTGCGGAAGATCCCGCTCTTCCGCCACCTCACGTACAAGGAGCAGACGGCGGTGCTGTCCATCGCCACCACGCGCACCTTCCCCGCGGGGCGGGAGATCGTCGTGGAGGGCCAGCCGGGCGAGGAGCTGTTCGTCGTCATCCGCGGCCGGGTGGTGATCGAGAAGAACGGCGTGGAGATCGCGGAGCTGCGCGCCGGCGGGCACTTCGGAGAGATGGGGCTCATCGACAACGCGCCGCGCTCGGCGACGGTGCGCGCCACCGAGCCCACGCGGACGATGGTCATCTCCCGGCCGGACCTGATGAGCCTGATGAAGCGCGAGTCCATCCTCGCGGTGAAGATGCTCTGGAGCTTCGTGCAGGTGCTGTCGGACCGGCTGCGCGCGACGAACTCGGAGCTCAGCGAGGCGCGCCAGGAGCTGGCGGTGGCGCAGTCCGTCCAGCCCTTCGCCGAGGAGTGA
- a CDS encoding BMC domain-containing protein — MATSLRAFVFLDSLQPQLAAHICTTCRGYFPVPYVASIFVEIAPGMAIHGLIDTALKSTRVHPATLVVERAYGMLEVHHEDKGEVRSAGDAILTHLEAKEEDRIKPKLVSNTIIRGIEPMHAMILDKIRFGSMIEPGQSLFILECEPAAYAALAANEAEKAANVKLVDVTPYGAFGRLYMAGDEAEIDAAAAAAVAALKGITGKEPASFKDK, encoded by the coding sequence TTGGCCACGTCGCTCCGGGCGTTCGTCTTCCTCGACTCACTGCAGCCGCAGCTTGCCGCGCACATCTGTACGACGTGCCGCGGCTACTTCCCGGTGCCCTACGTGGCGTCGATCTTCGTCGAGATCGCCCCCGGCATGGCCATCCACGGGCTGATCGACACCGCGCTCAAGAGCACGCGGGTCCACCCGGCCACCCTGGTGGTGGAGCGTGCCTACGGCATGCTCGAGGTGCACCACGAGGACAAGGGCGAGGTGCGCAGCGCCGGCGACGCCATCCTCACCCACCTGGAGGCCAAGGAGGAGGACCGCATCAAGCCGAAGCTGGTCTCCAACACCATCATCCGCGGCATCGAGCCGATGCACGCGATGATCCTCGACAAGATCCGCTTCGGCTCGATGATCGAGCCGGGCCAGTCGCTCTTCATCCTCGAGTGCGAGCCCGCGGCGTACGCGGCGCTGGCTGCCAACGAGGCGGAGAAGGCGGCCAACGTGAAGCTGGTGGACGTCACTCCGTACGGCGCCTTCGGCCGGCTCTACATGGCGGGCGACGAGGCGGAGATCGACGCGGCGGCGGCGGCGGCGGTGGCGGCGCTCAAGGGCATCACCGGCAAGGAGCCGGCGTCCTTCAAGGACAAGTGA
- a CDS encoding class I adenylate-forming enzyme family protein: protein MNPAIPLLHDFLLHSARRLPNKVALVCGDQRFTYADLDQRSNALAHALQRRGVVRGDRVIVFAENTAEAVISFWAVLKANAVVVMVSPLTRADKLAYYLNDCRATALISEGRLASEFLPAMTRTCHLRTALIAGNTPSPLMDGMAAITPWEKALADETSSAPPPRRCLDVDLAAIIYTSGSTGEPKGVMLTHRNMLTAATSISTYLRMVEDDVVLNVLPLAFDYGLYQVILTARVGGRLVLERSFAFPARVLLKLVQEGVTGFPAVPTIFSILAEMKGLWGQDFSRLRFVTNTAAALSLKHIRMIRELFPQSRVYSMYGLTECKRCTYLPPEDLDRKPTSVGIPIPNTEVWVVDENGQRLEPGQIGQLVVRGATVMRGYWEKPAATAERLKPGPLPGEYVLYTGDLCRMDEEGYVYFVARMDDIIKSRGEKVAPKEVESTLMNIPGVKETAVIGVPDATLGQAVKAFVVLEQGASLTEKDLQRECLRALEPHAVPRYIQLVPSLPKTSTGKIKKTDLS, encoded by the coding sequence ATGAACCCTGCCATTCCCCTGCTGCACGACTTCCTCCTCCACTCCGCGCGGCGCCTGCCGAACAAGGTGGCGCTCGTCTGTGGAGACCAGCGCTTCACCTACGCGGACCTGGATCAGCGCTCCAACGCCCTGGCGCACGCCCTGCAGCGGCGCGGCGTGGTCCGAGGCGACCGCGTCATCGTCTTCGCGGAGAACACCGCCGAGGCGGTCATCTCCTTCTGGGCGGTGCTGAAGGCCAACGCGGTGGTGGTGATGGTGAGCCCGCTGACGCGGGCCGACAAGCTGGCCTACTACCTCAACGACTGCCGCGCGACGGCGCTCATCTCCGAGGGGCGCCTGGCCTCCGAGTTCCTCCCCGCCATGACGCGCACCTGCCACCTGCGCACCGCCCTCATCGCGGGCAACACGCCCTCCCCCCTGATGGACGGCATGGCGGCGATCACCCCCTGGGAGAAGGCGCTCGCCGACGAGACGTCCTCCGCCCCGCCGCCGCGCCGCTGCCTCGACGTGGACCTGGCCGCCATCATCTACACCTCCGGCAGCACCGGCGAGCCCAAGGGGGTGATGCTCACCCACCGCAACATGCTCACCGCCGCCACCTCCATCTCCACCTACCTGCGGATGGTGGAGGACGACGTGGTGCTCAACGTGCTGCCGCTCGCGTTCGACTACGGGCTCTACCAGGTCATCCTCACCGCGCGCGTGGGCGGCCGGCTGGTGCTGGAGCGCTCCTTCGCCTTCCCCGCCCGGGTGCTCCTCAAGCTGGTGCAGGAGGGCGTGACGGGCTTCCCCGCGGTGCCCACCATCTTCTCCATCCTCGCGGAGATGAAGGGCCTGTGGGGCCAGGACTTCTCCCGGCTGCGCTTCGTGACGAACACCGCCGCGGCGCTCTCGCTCAAGCACATCCGGATGATCCGCGAGCTGTTCCCCCAGAGCCGCGTCTACTCCATGTACGGGCTCACCGAGTGCAAGCGCTGCACGTACCTGCCGCCCGAGGATCTCGACCGCAAGCCCACCAGCGTGGGCATCCCCATCCCCAACACCGAGGTGTGGGTGGTGGACGAGAACGGCCAGCGCCTGGAGCCGGGGCAGATCGGCCAGCTCGTCGTGCGCGGCGCCACGGTGATGCGCGGCTACTGGGAGAAGCCCGCCGCCACCGCCGAGCGGCTCAAGCCGGGCCCGCTGCCGGGCGAGTACGTCCTCTACACCGGGGACCTGTGCCGGATGGACGAGGAGGGCTACGTCTACTTCGTGGCGCGCATGGACGACATCATCAAGTCCCGCGGCGAGAAGGTGGCGCCCAAGGAGGTGGAGTCCACCCTGATGAACATCCCGGGCGTGAAGGAGACGGCCGTCATCGGCGTGCCGGATGCGACGCTCGGCCAGGCCGTGAAGGCGTTCGTGGTGCTCGAGCAGGGCGCCAGCCTCACCGAGAAGGATCTCCAGCGCGAGTGCCTGCGCGCCCTGGAGCCCCACGCGGTGCCTCGCTACATCCAGCTCGTGCCCAGCCTGCCGAAGACGAGCACCGGGAAGATCAAGAAGACAGACCTGAGCTGA
- a CDS encoding patatin-like phospholipase family protein produces MRTPAVHRFMSRLRAWYRLWSRGRTVQPLRPILEWLGRYPLLLLFTALPLLCVWGQFEAMGLPRLFLAEDAKTSFYAGFFTALLLAEVCFIGYLLDSDERWAIARRGSKPWGTSPSVTWYFFGTLTYPLGVALLVIPPLRTERYAFAAGVFVAIGIPLVCLLLVAETLRRRYLAGRQRWRWLQSSVGLLTRHYPTRIPVLHLLQLGFAALYVLSYFGLAWLASREQATWATPAVVICALLGILTAIYGAVHFFFPIHTPGALLAAAAALLLVARVGSDEAVYWQLLQEAPPPAYADSSLATAAEARLLSDDDTLSAWLKQMREAPPGPLGPPTEAGVTKCAPGPRPRLALLATSGGGIRAALWTARTLEELENIDGFSRYVRLVSGASGGMVGAGLWVASMESRDRPSLSANLSRAMEQDSLSPVALSMLLPFDKGRGHALEQAWIKHSRDVLKRDFADLKPGEEAGWRPSLIYSPMIIEDGRRLLVSNLDLSTLVRVKASTLSASGNDPAGSPLSLSGIQLFQLFPQRQKGLSVATAARMSASFPYVSPAAQLPTIPRVRVVDAGYYDNYGVDLLAMWIKEHSQWLRECTSGVLLIQIRDQLENGRRTQVLLNKTPSWLHQALAGLTSPPEAVLSARNASMSFRNDELIGLLQSEFNAEESCFFTTVAFELDKNAPLSWSLSSKDKRLIEESASSHEFRTQLSAVEKWLKATPEELALAKQQSRCPGAPAAPLNSVSRTPE; encoded by the coding sequence ATGAGGACACCGGCGGTGCATCGCTTCATGAGCAGGCTGCGGGCCTGGTACCGGCTCTGGTCTCGCGGCCGGACCGTGCAGCCGCTGCGCCCCATCCTGGAGTGGCTGGGCCGCTACCCGCTCCTGCTCCTCTTCACGGCGCTGCCGCTGCTGTGCGTCTGGGGCCAGTTCGAAGCGATGGGGCTGCCCCGCCTCTTCCTCGCCGAGGACGCGAAGACCTCCTTCTATGCGGGGTTCTTCACCGCGCTGCTCCTGGCGGAGGTGTGCTTCATCGGCTACCTGCTCGACTCGGACGAGCGCTGGGCCATCGCGCGCCGGGGCTCGAAGCCGTGGGGCACGTCCCCCAGCGTCACCTGGTACTTCTTCGGCACGCTCACGTATCCGCTGGGAGTGGCCCTGCTCGTCATCCCTCCCCTGCGGACTGAGCGCTACGCCTTCGCGGCCGGAGTATTCGTGGCCATTGGCATCCCGCTGGTGTGCCTGCTCCTGGTGGCGGAGACGCTGCGCCGGCGGTACCTCGCCGGCCGTCAGCGCTGGCGGTGGCTCCAGAGCTCCGTCGGGCTGCTCACCCGGCACTATCCGACGCGGATCCCCGTGCTGCACCTGCTGCAGCTGGGCTTCGCCGCGCTCTACGTGCTCAGCTACTTCGGCCTGGCCTGGCTGGCCTCGCGGGAGCAAGCCACCTGGGCCACTCCGGCCGTCGTCATCTGCGCGCTGCTGGGCATCCTCACCGCCATCTATGGCGCGGTGCACTTCTTCTTCCCCATCCACACCCCCGGAGCGCTGCTCGCCGCGGCCGCCGCCCTGCTCCTGGTGGCCCGCGTGGGCAGTGACGAGGCCGTCTACTGGCAGCTGCTGCAAGAAGCGCCGCCTCCCGCGTACGCGGACAGCAGCCTGGCCACCGCGGCGGAGGCCAGGCTGCTGTCGGACGATGACACGCTGAGCGCGTGGCTGAAGCAGATGCGCGAGGCGCCTCCCGGCCCGCTCGGTCCACCGACGGAGGCGGGGGTGACGAAGTGCGCTCCAGGCCCCAGGCCCCGGCTCGCCCTGCTCGCCACCAGCGGCGGAGGCATCCGCGCGGCGCTGTGGACGGCGCGCACGCTCGAGGAGCTGGAGAACATCGACGGGTTCTCCCGCTACGTGCGCCTGGTCTCGGGCGCCTCGGGAGGCATGGTCGGCGCGGGGCTATGGGTGGCGTCGATGGAGTCCAGGGATCGGCCCAGCCTGTCGGCGAACCTCTCCCGAGCCATGGAGCAGGACAGCCTCTCGCCCGTGGCGCTGTCCATGCTCCTGCCCTTCGACAAGGGGCGCGGCCACGCGCTGGAGCAGGCGTGGATCAAGCACTCGCGCGACGTGCTGAAGCGAGACTTCGCCGATCTCAAGCCCGGTGAAGAGGCGGGATGGCGCCCCTCGCTCATCTACTCGCCGATGATCATCGAGGACGGGCGGCGTCTGCTCGTGAGCAACCTGGATCTCTCCACGCTGGTGAGGGTCAAGGCGAGCACGCTGAGCGCCAGCGGCAATGATCCGGCGGGCTCGCCCCTGTCGCTCTCGGGCATCCAGCTCTTCCAGCTCTTCCCCCAGCGGCAGAAGGGCCTGAGCGTGGCCACCGCGGCGCGGATGAGCGCCTCGTTCCCATACGTCAGCCCCGCGGCCCAGCTCCCCACCATTCCTCGCGTGCGCGTGGTCGACGCGGGCTACTACGACAACTACGGCGTGGACCTGCTCGCCATGTGGATCAAGGAGCACAGCCAGTGGCTGCGCGAGTGCACCTCCGGTGTGCTGTTGATCCAGATCCGGGACCAGCTGGAGAACGGCCGGCGCACGCAGGTGCTCCTGAACAAGACGCCCTCGTGGCTGCACCAGGCCCTCGCGGGCCTCACCTCGCCCCCCGAGGCCGTGCTGAGCGCCCGGAACGCGAGCATGTCCTTCCGGAACGACGAGCTGATCGGCCTGCTCCAGAGCGAGTTCAACGCGGAGGAGTCCTGCTTCTTCACCACCGTGGCCTTCGAGCTCGACAAGAATGCGCCCCTGAGCTGGTCGCTCTCCTCGAAAGACAAGCGCCTGATCGAGGAGAGCGCCAGCAGTCATGAGTTCCGGACGCAGCTCTCCGCCGTGGAGAAGTGGCTCAAGGCGACGCCGGAGGAGCTGGCGCTCGCGAAGCAGCAGAGCCGGTGCCCGGGAGCGCCAGCGGCTCCCCTCAACTCGGTGAGCCGCACGCCGGAGTAG
- a CDS encoding EutN/CcmL family microcompartment protein, giving the protein MLMGKVMGTVVSTRKEEELEGLKLLVLRGMDLEGKVNGPVVVAVDAVGAGVGEVVLYCSGSSARQTKVTKDRPVDATVMAIVDQLEVGGTLKYVKE; this is encoded by the coding sequence ATGCTGATGGGCAAGGTCATGGGGACGGTGGTCTCCACCCGCAAGGAGGAGGAGCTCGAGGGCCTCAAGCTGCTCGTCCTGCGTGGCATGGACCTGGAGGGCAAGGTGAACGGGCCGGTGGTGGTGGCGGTGGATGCGGTGGGAGCGGGCGTGGGCGAGGTGGTGCTCTACTGCTCCGGCTCCAGCGCCCGGCAGACGAAGGTGACGAAGGACCGCCCCGTCGACGCGACCGTCATGGCCATCGTCGACCAGCTCGAAGTGGGCGGAACACTGAAGTACGTCAAGGAGTAG
- the nadE gene encoding NAD(+) synthase, with protein MLSSQMLAIDAPAVVEQIAQSIRTQVLGTLRRRGLVVGLSGGVDSAVVAALCVRALGPNKVLALFMPERDSSEDALRLGRLVASTLGVESLVEDITPALHGVNCYRRQEEAIRQVFPEYGEGWRCKLSLPPVLDGERLNVFQLTVQSPDGQQRTGRLPPSAYLQLVAATNFKQRLRKMLEYYHADRLHRAVAGTPNRLEYDQGFFVKQGDGAADLKPIAHLYKTQVYALAECLGIPEEVRSRPPTTDTFSLPQTQEEFYFSLPYGRMDLCLFAHDHGLPEEEVARALDLTVPQVAAVYRDIEAKRRSTRYLHEPPLLVQPVREA; from the coding sequence ATGCTGTCTTCCCAGATGCTCGCCATCGACGCTCCAGCGGTCGTGGAGCAGATCGCCCAATCCATCCGAACCCAGGTGCTCGGCACCCTGCGCCGCCGAGGCCTCGTGGTGGGCCTGTCCGGCGGAGTGGACAGCGCGGTGGTCGCCGCGCTGTGCGTCCGCGCGCTCGGGCCGAACAAGGTGCTGGCGCTCTTCATGCCCGAGCGCGACAGCTCGGAGGACGCGCTCCGCCTGGGCCGGCTCGTGGCCAGCACCCTGGGCGTGGAGTCGCTGGTGGAGGACATCACCCCGGCCCTCCATGGCGTGAACTGCTACCGGCGCCAGGAGGAGGCCATCCGCCAGGTCTTCCCCGAGTACGGCGAGGGCTGGCGCTGCAAGCTGAGCCTGCCGCCGGTCCTCGACGGCGAGCGCCTCAACGTCTTCCAGCTCACCGTGCAGAGCCCGGACGGCCAGCAGCGCACGGGCCGGCTGCCGCCGAGCGCCTACCTGCAGCTGGTGGCGGCCACCAACTTCAAGCAGCGCCTGCGCAAGATGCTGGAGTACTACCACGCCGATCGCCTGCATCGCGCGGTGGCGGGGACCCCCAACCGGCTGGAGTACGACCAGGGCTTCTTCGTGAAGCAGGGGGATGGCGCGGCGGACCTCAAGCCCATCGCGCACCTGTACAAGACCCAGGTGTACGCGCTGGCCGAGTGCCTGGGCATCCCGGAGGAGGTGCGCAGCCGTCCGCCCACCACGGACACCTTCTCGCTGCCGCAGACCCAGGAGGAGTTCTACTTCTCCCTGCCGTACGGGCGGATGGATCTGTGCCTCTTCGCCCATGACCACGGCCTGCCGGAGGAGGAGGTCGCCCGGGCGCTCGATCTGACGGTGCCGCAGGTGGCCGCGGTCTACCGGGACATCGAGGCCAAGCGGCGCTCCACCCGCTACCTGCACGAGCCTCCCCTGCTCGTCCAGCCGGTCCGGGAGGCCTGA
- a CDS encoding serine acetyltransferase, translating to MNALSLWSLSRRLAGYRMPLASRLVRKLGLVLYSAYLPAEAEIGEHTTLGYGGIGVFIHPKARIGHHCILSQFISIGGMRGLEGAPTIGDYVRIGTGARILGPVRIGDFAVVGANSVVMRDVPAGTVVFGIPARVVRTPADPVAEYERETGRQVSPVDRERAPRPRSQHRPPSRMPLPGRNEVSPGEQPDLFELDPQVLAPDAPPPASASDPATELWVAAELPSQESHSR from the coding sequence ATGAATGCACTGTCACTGTGGAGCCTGAGCCGGCGGCTGGCCGGCTATCGTATGCCGCTGGCCTCCCGGCTCGTTCGCAAGCTGGGGCTCGTGCTCTACAGCGCCTATCTCCCGGCGGAGGCGGAGATTGGCGAGCACACGACGCTCGGCTACGGCGGCATCGGCGTCTTCATCCACCCCAAGGCGCGCATCGGCCACCACTGCATCCTGTCGCAGTTCATCTCCATCGGCGGCATGCGCGGACTCGAGGGCGCGCCCACCATCGGGGACTACGTGCGCATCGGCACGGGTGCTCGCATCCTGGGCCCGGTCCGCATCGGTGACTTCGCCGTGGTGGGCGCCAACTCGGTGGTGATGCGCGACGTGCCGGCGGGCACCGTCGTCTTCGGCATCCCGGCGCGTGTCGTGCGAACCCCCGCGGATCCCGTGGCGGAGTACGAGCGGGAGACGGGGAGGCAGGTCTCCCCGGTGGATCGCGAGCGCGCGCCCCGGCCCCGCTCCCAGCACCGGCCTCCGTCCAGGATGCCCCTGCCCGGGCGCAACGAGGTCAGCCCCGGTGAGCAGCCCGATCTCTTCGAACTCGACCCGCAGGTGCTCGCCCCGGACGCGCCACCGCCCGCGAGCGCCTCGGATCCGGCCACCGAGCTCTGGGTCGCCGCCGAGCTCCCATCCCAGGAAAGCCACTCCCGTTGA
- a CDS encoding acyl carrier protein, producing MEIQRVLWQFITTQFYPGEDFALDENTSLLDSGLIDSTGVLELITFLEGEFGIAIDDLEVVPENLDSLARITAFVARKQATAKPKAQPA from the coding sequence ATGGAGATCCAACGCGTGCTGTGGCAGTTCATCACCACCCAGTTCTACCCGGGCGAGGACTTCGCCCTGGACGAGAACACCTCCCTGCTCGACTCGGGGCTCATCGACTCGACGGGAGTGCTGGAGCTCATCACCTTCCTCGAGGGCGAGTTCGGCATCGCCATCGACGATCTCGAGGTGGTGCCGGAGAACCTGGACTCGCTGGCCCGCATCACGGCCTTCGTGGCCCGCAAGCAGGCCACGGCCAAGCCCAAGGCCCAGCCCGCGTGA
- the asnB gene encoding asparagine synthase (glutamine-hydrolyzing), translating to MCGIAGVFALEEGLAPPSIEQLNRMASALHHRGPDASGIFRDTRVGLAHTRLAIVDPERGQQPLGNVEGTVWLVFNGEIFNHVELREELEAQGHTFRTRCDTEVVLQAYERWGPEAFERFDGQWAVALWDSRERRLVVSRDPLGIRPLYLCVHGHHLYLASEVKALFAGEPSLPRELDPVGLDETFTFWTAVAPRTVFRGVTELEPGHTRLYQAGQVRELCHWRPRFPPEVEQFQGSVAEAAEAVGQALRNAVRLQVTRADVPVGSYLSGGLDSSLVAALGRQMVAGRFHTFSLRFTDAEYDETEYQRMVARRIGSEHQELLVSRSDIAQAFPRVIAHAERPLLRTAPVPLYLLSGLVRDSGLKVVLTGEGADEVFAGYDLFREAKVRRFWARQPDSTLRPRLLARLYPYLTRSPVSERAMAQRFFGRNLARWREPGFSHEPRWHTTSALKRLFSASLREALQGLDAIERLRSSLPAEFHRWQPLSQDQYLEMRTLLSGYLLAAQGDRVLMAHSVEGRFPFLDASVMALAASLPPSFKLRGLDEKHVLKRASRELLPPAILRRKKQPYRAPDAMCFVEPSAREWVEELLSEHALTDSGLFEPRAVEQLWRKCLAQGDQRPLSNADNMALVGVVSTQLLHFQLVRRAPEWSPTQSTDSLTDLLPHPLRALP from the coding sequence ATGTGCGGCATCGCGGGAGTGTTCGCGCTCGAGGAGGGGCTGGCGCCGCCGTCCATCGAGCAGCTCAATCGGATGGCGTCCGCGCTGCACCACCGGGGGCCGGATGCCTCCGGCATCTTCCGGGACACGCGCGTCGGCCTGGCCCACACCCGGCTGGCCATCGTGGACCCGGAGCGAGGGCAGCAGCCGCTGGGCAACGTCGAGGGCACGGTGTGGCTCGTCTTCAACGGGGAGATCTTCAACCACGTGGAGCTGCGCGAGGAGTTGGAGGCGCAGGGCCACACCTTCCGGACACGCTGCGACACCGAGGTGGTGCTGCAGGCCTACGAGCGCTGGGGCCCGGAGGCCTTCGAGCGCTTCGACGGGCAGTGGGCGGTGGCGCTGTGGGACTCGCGCGAGCGCAGGCTCGTGGTGTCGCGGGATCCACTGGGCATCCGGCCCCTCTACCTCTGCGTCCACGGACACCATCTCTACCTGGCCAGCGAGGTGAAGGCGCTCTTCGCCGGCGAGCCTTCCCTGCCGCGCGAGCTGGACCCCGTGGGGCTGGATGAGACGTTCACCTTCTGGACGGCCGTTGCCCCGAGGACCGTGTTCCGCGGCGTCACCGAGCTGGAGCCCGGCCACACGCGCCTCTACCAGGCGGGCCAGGTCAGGGAGCTTTGCCACTGGCGGCCCCGCTTCCCGCCCGAGGTGGAGCAATTCCAGGGCTCCGTCGCCGAGGCCGCCGAGGCCGTGGGGCAGGCCCTGCGGAACGCGGTGCGGCTCCAGGTGACGCGAGCGGACGTGCCCGTGGGCAGCTACCTCTCGGGCGGCCTGGACAGCTCGCTGGTGGCGGCGCTGGGCCGGCAGATGGTGGCCGGGCGCTTCCATACCTTCTCGCTGCGCTTCACCGACGCGGAGTACGACGAGACGGAGTACCAGCGGATGGTGGCCCGGAGGATCGGCAGCGAGCACCAGGAGCTGCTGGTGTCTCGCTCGGACATCGCCCAGGCCTTCCCACGGGTGATCGCCCACGCGGAGCGCCCCCTGCTGCGCACCGCGCCCGTTCCCCTGTACCTGCTGTCAGGGCTGGTGAGGGACTCGGGGCTCAAGGTGGTGCTCACCGGCGAGGGCGCCGACGAGGTGTTCGCCGGCTACGATCTCTTCCGTGAGGCGAAGGTGCGCCGCTTCTGGGCGCGGCAGCCCGACTCCACGCTGCGGCCCCGGCTGCTGGCGCGGCTCTACCCCTACCTGACGCGTTCGCCCGTCTCCGAGCGGGCCATGGCGCAGCGCTTCTTCGGGCGCAACCTCGCGCGCTGGCGCGAGCCGGGCTTCTCGCACGAGCCGCGCTGGCACACGACGTCCGCGCTCAAGCGCCTCTTCAGCGCCAGCCTGCGAGAGGCCCTGCAGGGCCTGGACGCCATCGAGCGCCTGCGGAGCTCGCTCCCGGCGGAGTTCCACCGCTGGCAGCCCCTCTCGCAGGACCAGTACCTGGAGATGCGCACCCTGCTGTCCGGCTACCTGCTGGCCGCGCAGGGAGACCGGGTGCTCATGGCGCACTCCGTGGAGGGGCGCTTCCCCTTCCTGGATGCCAGCGTGATGGCGCTGGCCGCCTCCCTGCCCCCCTCCTTCAAGCTGCGAGGACTGGACGAGAAGCACGTGCTCAAGCGCGCGAGCCGGGAGCTGCTCCCGCCCGCCATCCTGCGGCGCAAGAAGCAGCCCTACCGCGCGCCGGACGCCATGTGCTTCGTGGAGCCCTCCGCGCGAGAGTGGGTGGAGGAGCTGCTCTCCGAGCACGCGCTCACCGACAGCGGGCTGTTCGAGCCCCGCGCGGTGGAGCAGCTGTGGCGCAAGTGCCTGGCCCAGGGCGACCAGCGGCCGCTGTCCAACGCGGACAACATGGCGCTGGTCGGCGTGGTGTCCACCCAGCTGCTCCACTTCCAGCTCGTGCGCCGGGCTCCCGAGTGGAGCCCCACCCAGAGCACCGACTCCCTGACGGACCTGCTGCCTCACCCTCTGAGGGCCCTACCATGA
- the eutM gene encoding ethanolamine utilization microcompartment protein EutM has translation MADALGLIETKGFVGMVEAADAMVKAAKVEFVGYEKIGGGYVTAIIRGDVAAVKAATEAGARGAERVGELVSVHVIPRPHGNLDMVLPLGRKGTAKADNT, from the coding sequence ATGGCGGATGCACTCGGGCTGATCGAAACGAAGGGCTTCGTCGGCATGGTCGAAGCGGCGGACGCGATGGTGAAGGCGGCCAAGGTGGAGTTCGTCGGCTACGAGAAGATCGGCGGCGGCTACGTGACGGCCATCATCCGCGGCGACGTGGCGGCGGTGAAGGCGGCCACCGAGGCCGGGGCCCGTGGCGCCGAGCGCGTGGGCGAGCTGGTCTCCGTGCACGTCATCCCGCGCCCGCACGGCAACCTGGACATGGTGCTGCCGCTGGGCCGCAAGGGCACCGCCAAGGCCGACAACACCTGA